A genome region from Synchiropus splendidus isolate RoL2022-P1 chromosome 5, RoL_Sspl_1.0, whole genome shotgun sequence includes the following:
- the adma gene encoding adrenomedullin a isoform X1 encodes MKLIIHSVLYCCLLATVAHCAELEDKSKLRKRLSIWPGSRFRRNVDTVSAETSANPESLVRQEDTRDIMLPQSSSKTNIRSKRSKNTVNQTRWQGCSLGTCTVHDLAHRLHQLSNTNSKLKNAPANKMSPQGYGRRRRRSLPAHRVMLKLEEGRLRAVWRKTDSQVHKLEALLRQT; translated from the exons ATGAAACTGATCATCCACTCAGTCCTGTATTGCTGTCTACTGGCAACAGTAGCGCACTGTGCTGAACTTGAAGACAAGTCAAAGCTGAGAAAAAG GTTGAGTATATGGCCAGGGAGCAGATTCAGACGGAATGTAGACACAGTTTCTGCTGAGACATCTGCAAACCCTGAGAGCCTAGTCAGACAAGAAGACACCAGGGACATCATGCTGCCACAATCCAG CAGTAAAACCAACATCAGATCCAAGAGGTCTAAAAATACTGTCAACCAGACAAGATGGCAAGGTTGTTCCCTGGGCACCTGCACCGTCCACGATCTGGCTCATCGACTGCACCAActcagcaacaccaacagcaaaTTGAAAAATGCCCCTGCTAACAAGATGAGCCCTCAGGGATACGGCCGGAGACGTCGAAGATCTCTTCCAGCACACCGAGTCATGTTGAAGTTGGAAGAGGGAAGACTCAGAGCCGTGTGGAGGAAAACTGACTCTCAAGTCCACAAGCTGGAAGCACTCCTCCGGCAGACATGA
- the adma gene encoding adrenomedullin a isoform X2: MKLIIHSVLYCCLLATVAHCAELEDKSKLRKRLSIWPGSRFRRNVDTVSAETSANPESLVRQEDTRDIMLPQSSKTNIRSKRSKNTVNQTRWQGCSLGTCTVHDLAHRLHQLSNTNSKLKNAPANKMSPQGYGRRRRRSLPAHRVMLKLEEGRLRAVWRKTDSQVHKLEALLRQT, from the exons ATGAAACTGATCATCCACTCAGTCCTGTATTGCTGTCTACTGGCAACAGTAGCGCACTGTGCTGAACTTGAAGACAAGTCAAAGCTGAGAAAAAG GTTGAGTATATGGCCAGGGAGCAGATTCAGACGGAATGTAGACACAGTTTCTGCTGAGACATCTGCAAACCCTGAGAGCCTAGTCAGACAAGAAGACACCAGGGACATCATGCTGCCACAATCCAG TAAAACCAACATCAGATCCAAGAGGTCTAAAAATACTGTCAACCAGACAAGATGGCAAGGTTGTTCCCTGGGCACCTGCACCGTCCACGATCTGGCTCATCGACTGCACCAActcagcaacaccaacagcaaaTTGAAAAATGCCCCTGCTAACAAGATGAGCCCTCAGGGATACGGCCGGAGACGTCGAAGATCTCTTCCAGCACACCGAGTCATGTTGAAGTTGGAAGAGGGAAGACTCAGAGCCGTGTGGAGGAAAACTGACTCTCAAGTCCACAAGCTGGAAGCACTCCTCCGGCAGACATGA
- the ampd3a gene encoding AMP deaminase 3, with product MPKKFPKIDLSPVDEETECQAEKEYESALKEEDDGSSMYAVSADCPIEIQHAMEEEMFKEMAEEQSEQGCKRRKNHKKIRSHTVSQQCQEKAEWAATDVDQMSSTSSSLSSGTDGRPDYQRVTISGDYCAGITVDDYEHAANGLYKALLLREKYSKLAYHNFSVTTSQYLRRAEKQKWISDDILPDIPPFPGPDEDPYSLEGIPENLKYELSMRDGLVYVFDDKDALQENQPRDLPYPDLRTFAIDVRHVLAMIADGPTKTYCHKRLNFLSSKFHLHEMLNEVEELKELKGVPHRDFYNVRKVDTHIHAAACMSQKHLLNFIQKTYKKEADRVVLEKDGEKITLREIFDTLKMDPHDLTVDTLDVHAGRQTFHRFDKFNSKYSPVGANELREIFLKTDNLLKGEYFARLVKEVARDLEESKYQHAEPRLSIYGRSPDEWESLAKWFINNDLHSPNLRWMIQVPRLYDIFKAKEVVPNFAKMLENIFLPLFEATVRPQDNKELHSFLKFVSGFDSVDDESKHSSHMFSVRSPKPEQWTFKDNPPYNYYIFYLYANIMLLNNLRKERGMGTFQFRPHSGEAGSITHLISAFLAADNISHGLNLKKSPVLQYLYYLAQVPIAMSPLSNNSLFLEYSKNPFREFFQKGLCVSLSTDDPMQFHYTKEPLMEEYAIAAQLWKLSTCDVCEIARNSVLQSGMSHQEKSNFLGVNYLKDGPEGNDIHRTNVAQIRLAYRYETLCNELSFIVDAVSSQQDMS from the exons ATGCCGAAAAAATTCCCCAAAATCGACCTAAGTCCAGTGGATGAGGAGACGGAGTGTCAGGCAGAGAAAGAGTATGAATCTGCCCTAAAAGAAGAGGATGATGGCTCGTCCATGTACGCGGTGTCTGCTGACTGCCCCATCGAAATCCAGCATgccatggaggaggagatgTTCAAGGAGATGGCTGAGGAGCAGTCGGAGCAAGGTTGCAAAAG GAGGAAGAACCACAAAAAGATTCGCTCTCACACAGTGTCGCAGCAGTGCCAAGAAAAAGCAGAATGGGCTGCAACAGATGTGGATCAGATGTCTTCCACCTCCAGCTCCTTGTCCAGTGGGACTGATGGTCGTCCAGATTACCAGAGAGTGACCATCAGTGGTGACTATTGTGCTGGG atcacagtTGATGATTATGAGCATGCTGCGAATGGTTTGTACAAAGCTCTGCTGCTTCGTGAAAAATACTCCAAACTAGCGTACCACAATTTCAGCGTAACCACCTCCCAGTACCTGCGCagggctgaaaaacaaaaatggatcAGTGATGATATTTTACCAG ATATCCCCCCTTTCCCAGGTCCTGATGAGGATCCATACAGCTTGGAGGGGATACCAGAGAATCTAAAATATGAACTGAGTATGAGGGACGGATTAGTGTATGTGTTTGATGATAAGGATGCGCTTCAGGAGAACCAGCCTCGCGACCTCCCTTACCCCGACCTGAGGACGTTTGCCATCGATGTGCGTCATGTGCTGGCGATGATCGCAGATGGACCCAC GAAAACATACTGTCATAAGCGACTGAACTTTTTAAGCTCCAAATTTCACTTGCACGAGATGCTAAATGAAGtcgaggagctgaaggagctgaAAGGCGTTCCTCACCGAGACTTCTACAATGTCAGAAAG GTGGATACACACATCCATGCGGCCGCCTGCATGTCTCAGAAGCATCTTCTCAACTTCATCCAGAAAACGTATAAGAAGGAAGCAGaccgtgtggtgctggagaaggACGGGGAAAAAATAACTCTCCGAGAGATCTTTGACACTCTCAAGATGGATCCCCATGACTTGACAGTGGACACGCTGGATGTGCATGCT gggaggcaaacatttcaccGCTTCGACAAGTTCAATTCGAAGTACAGTCCAGTTGGAGCCAATGAACTTCGAGAAATCTTCCTGAAGACGGACAATCTCCTGAAAGGAGAGTATTTTGCTCGCTTGGTTAAG GAAGTGGCCCGAGACCTGGAGGAGAGTAAATACCAGCACGCAGAGCCACGCTTGTCAATTTATGGACGCTCTCCGGATGAGTGGGAGAGTCTGGCTAAGTGGTTCATTAACAATGACTTACATTCCCCGAACCTGAGATGGATGATCCAGGTGCCAAGGCTATA TGACATCTTCAAGGCAAAGGAAGTGGTTCCAAATTTTGCCAAGATGCTGGAGAACATATTTCTCCCACTGTTCGAGGCCACTGTGAGACCGCAAGATAACAAGGAACTGCACAGCTTTCTCAAATTT GTCTCAGGATTTGACTCCGTGGACGACGAGTCCAAGCACAGCAGTCACATGTTCTCTGTCCGGAGCCCAAAGCCAGAGCAGTGGACTTTCAAAGACAACCCGCCGTACAATTACTACATATTCTACTTGTACGCAAACATCATGTTGCTCAACAATCTGAGAAA GGAGCGTGGGATGGGCACCTTCCAGTTCAGGCCACACTCTGGAGAAGCCGGGTCAATCACTCATTTGATCTCAGCCTTCCTGGCTGCTGACAACATCTCTCATGGACTCAAcctgaagaag AGTCCAGTCCTTCAGTACCTGTACTATCTGGCCCAGGTGCCCATTGCGATGTCTCCTCTCAGTAACAACAGCCTGTTTCTGGAATACTCCAAAAACCCCTTCAGGGAGTTCTTCCAGAAGGgcctgtgtgtgtccttgtcCACTGATGACCCCATGCAGTTCCACTACACCAAG GAACCTCTGATGGAGGAGTATGCTATTGCGGCGCAACTGTGGAAGCTCAGCACCTGTGACGTGTGTGAAATAGCACGAAACAGCGTTCTTCAAAGTGGAATGTCTCATCAG GAAAAAAGCAATTTCTTAGGTGTAAATTACCTGAAAGATGGACCTGAGGGCAACGACATCCATCGCACCAACGTGGCCCAGATCCGACTGGCGTACAGATATGAAACCCTCTGTAATGAGCTGAGCTTCATTGTAGATGCTGTGAGCTCACAACAGGACATGTCTTAG
- the lyve1a gene encoding lymphatic vessel endothelial hyaluronic acid receptor 1a isoform X1 — MITLWLCVAAVLAASPAHGEDIVHVLRLYPAPNSTLAGVIQVTRMDDQQQPQYAYNASQARELCERLGLAIATKAQVQEALKRGLETCRFGWVDEQIAVVPRINPRKICGQGGEGVVTWRADVAKEFDVFCYNSSAEGAEPSNDTAEVIVKSMNVVTEVMMLQEAELSARLVGSEERSSGGKAVLITAGCGLFLVAVIVVVYLKLRRRRTDRQQEDMEAE; from the exons ATGATCACCCTCTGGCTCTGCGTTGCAGCGGTGCTGGCCGCTTCTCCAGCTCATGGGGAGGATATCGTACACGTCCTCAGAC tttaccCAGCTCCGAATAGCACTCTGGCTGGAGTCATCCAGGTCACCCGGATGGATGACCAGCAGCAGCCTCAGTATGCTTACAACGCCTCCCAGGCCAGGGAGTTGTGTGAGCGTCTCGGACTGGCGATCGCCACCAAGGCTCAGGTGCAGGAGGCGCTAAAAAGGGGTCTGGAGACCTGCAG ATTTGGGTGGGTGGACGAACAAATCGCAGTGGTTCCTCGCATCAATCCTCGAAAGATTTGCGGCCAAGGCGGGGAAGGAGTAGTGACATGGAGAGCTGATGTCGCCAAAGAGTTTGATGTTTTCTGCTACAATTCCTCAG CTGAAGGCGCTGAACCAAGCAACGACACAGCAGAAGTAATCGTCAAGTCCATGAATGTTGTCACAGAGGTCATGATGCTCCAGGAGGCAGAACTGTCGGCTCGGTTAGTGGGCAGCGAAGAACGCTCTTCCGGAG GAAAGGCCGTGCTCATCACAGCGGGATGTGGGCTTTTCCTCGTCGCTGTCATTGTCGTAGTATACTTGAAATT AAGGAGACGAAGAACTGACCGCCAACAGGAAGACATGGAGGCAGAATGA
- the lyve1a gene encoding lymphatic vessel endothelial hyaluronic acid receptor 1a isoform X2, giving the protein MITLWLCVAAVLAASPAHGEDIVHVLRLYPAPNSTLAGVIQVTRMDDQQQPQYAYNASQARELCERLGLAIATKAQVQEALKRGLETCRFGWVDEQIAVVPRINPRKICGQGGEGVVTWRADVAKEFDVFCYNSSAEGAEPSNDTAEVIVKSMNVVTEVMMLQEAELSARLVGSEERSSGGKAVLITAGCGLFLVAVIVVVYLKLRRRTDRQQEDMEAE; this is encoded by the exons ATGATCACCCTCTGGCTCTGCGTTGCAGCGGTGCTGGCCGCTTCTCCAGCTCATGGGGAGGATATCGTACACGTCCTCAGAC tttaccCAGCTCCGAATAGCACTCTGGCTGGAGTCATCCAGGTCACCCGGATGGATGACCAGCAGCAGCCTCAGTATGCTTACAACGCCTCCCAGGCCAGGGAGTTGTGTGAGCGTCTCGGACTGGCGATCGCCACCAAGGCTCAGGTGCAGGAGGCGCTAAAAAGGGGTCTGGAGACCTGCAG ATTTGGGTGGGTGGACGAACAAATCGCAGTGGTTCCTCGCATCAATCCTCGAAAGATTTGCGGCCAAGGCGGGGAAGGAGTAGTGACATGGAGAGCTGATGTCGCCAAAGAGTTTGATGTTTTCTGCTACAATTCCTCAG CTGAAGGCGCTGAACCAAGCAACGACACAGCAGAAGTAATCGTCAAGTCCATGAATGTTGTCACAGAGGTCATGATGCTCCAGGAGGCAGAACTGTCGGCTCGGTTAGTGGGCAGCGAAGAACGCTCTTCCGGAG GAAAGGCCGTGCTCATCACAGCGGGATGTGGGCTTTTCCTCGTCGCTGTCATTGTCGTAGTATACTTGAAATT GAGACGAAGAACTGACCGCCAACAGGAAGACATGGAGGCAGAATGA